In bacterium, the sequence ATTCGTCTTCCCCAAAAGAAAAGTAGTTTAATTATAAGATATGAAGAAATTTGAACTCTAATATATTTACAATGAATGAAAATAATAGAGAATTAAAATCAATTTTTAAAGAGACATTTAATATAAAGACAAATGATATTTATTTATCATTGATAGTTTTTTTATATATTGTAATAAGCAATTTATTGTCGGAGATTAATTTAAAAGTTCTATCCATAGTTTTTATAATTCAACTTTTTCTTTTATTACTTGAAAACTATATAACAATCTCTGTTTATTCAGGAATAAAAAAAATTATCAAAAACCAAATTATTATATCCAAAGATATTTTTATTGATGGTCTTTATTTTTTTTTAAGAGTCCTTCTTTATAAAATTTTTGTATGTATTTCATTTGCTCTTCTTTTTGCTATTGCTTTCGGAATTATTGAAGTTATTAAAAAAATACCTGTTGTTAATGCTGCGATTTTAACCATTATAACCCTTTTATGGCTTTCTATTCCTGTTTATTATATCCTTTTGACTTTTTTTGCTCCTTTTGTTATAATCCTTGAAGACAGACCTGTTTTTGATTCAATGAAAATAAGTTTTAATTTTGTAAAAGAAAATTTAGATACCTTTGTCATTATAACTTTTTTATTTGGGATTTTGTGGAGTATTTGTATTTTATTTTTTAAGAAGTATAATAATTTAAAAGGAATTGAAATTTTCTTCTTCTACATTTTTGGTTTGCTGGAAATTTTGACAATTAAAACATTTATGATTTTGTATAATAAAATAAAGGTAGTTTAAGAGGGATTTCATCCTTCTCCCCGATGGGGAGAAGGCGGGGATGAGGGGGATTGTAAAGAAGAAATCCATCCCCTCGGGCGTAGTCCTAAGGATCCATAGCCAAAAGCGAGGACCCAACGGGCGAGCCCACCTTCCTTTTTAAAAGGAAGGAGTAAAAAACATCTCCCCTCTTTGTAAAGAGGGGTGGGGGGAGATTTTTTCTTCTCCTTTGGGGGAGAAGGTTGATACTCGCCCGTATGGGTTATGCCCGAGGGGCGAGGGGAATTTTTAAAGTAAAAATATAAATATGAACAAATCCACTGAATACTTATAAAAAAAGGAAAAGAAAAATGGAACAAATGTTTGAAATAAGATGGCATGGAAGAGGAGGACAGGGTGCAAAAACAGCCGCTTTACTTTTTGGAGAAGCAGCGGTCTCAACAGGAAAATATATTCAGGCATTTCCTGAATATGGTCCTGAAAGAATGGGCGCTCCTGTATCTTCTTTTAATAGGATAAGTTCATCACCAATAAGAATCCATTCAGGAATTGAAAATCCAGATGTTGTGGTTGTTCTTGATGTAAGTTTAATTGAACAGGTAAATATTCTTGATGGCTTAGACCCCGAAAAAGGAATTTTGATAGTGAACACCTCTGAAAAACCAGAGGAAATTAAAAAAAGATTAAATTTTAATGGAAATGTCTATACTATTGATGCTACAAAAATATCAATTGAAACAATTGGAAGAGATATTCCCAATACTCCAATGATGGGTGCTCTCGTAAAAGTTACAGGGATTCTTGATATTAAGGAATTGCTTGAAGATACAAAGAAAAAATTAGAAGTAAAATTCAGACATAAACCAGAAGTTATTGAAGGAAATTTAAAAGCAATTGAAAGAGCATATAATGAAGTAGTCGGTATTGGTAGTGTCAAAAAATAGATGAAAAAAAGATGAAATCCCCCCTCACCTTAATCCTCTCCCCAGTGGGGAGAGGCTCGCCCGTAGGGTTCCTCGCTTTTGGCTATGGATCCCTCTGGACTACGCCTGAGGGGTAGGAGTGAGGGAGTAATAAGCAGATAACAAAAATTTTGGCAGTACCTTGGTATTTAAAAGGAGAGAGAAAAATGGCTGAAAAAAACATTGGATGGAAAGAATTAAAAGAAGGAGATGTATTAGAAGGAGCAACATCTCTTAAATTTAAAACAGGAAATTGGAGAATATTAAAACCATGCCATATTCCAGAAAAATGTATTCATTGTTTATTTTGCTGGATATCCTGTCCAGAAGGAGCAATTATTGTTGATAAGGAAAATGGTAAATTTGTTGGTTTTAATTATGATTATTGTAAGGGATGCGGTATATGTTCCTATGAGTGTCCAAAAGAAGCAATTGAAATGAAAATGGAGGAAAAATGAAAAAATCGTTAAAGTTGACATTTCTTATTTTAATACTTTCTGGATGGATTGCCTTTGGAATTCAGTATATTGTTTTCCAACAAAAAACAAAAAATTATGAGGATAAAATATCTCAACTAAATTCAGAAATAAATTCATACAAAATGGTCTCAGGTGATATAAAAAAAAGTTCAGAAGCAATTAATAAAATTATTGACCAACTTACAAACTTAAAACAGAATTTAGAAAATTTACAAAAAAACCTTGACAAACCAGAATAAAAATGTTATTGTTAAAATAAATTTGACAAAATAAAAAGTTGTGATATAAAATATACTTGACAAAATAAAAAATATGTTGTATAAATAAAGTGAAAGAGAGAATCCATCCCTGCGGTGAGGGTTTTTTCAAAGGAAGGAAAAAACTTCTCACCTTTGACAAACCGACAAAAGAGGGGATTTGATAAAATCCATCCCTCGGGCGTAGTCCGAAGGATCCATAGCCAAAAGCGAGGACCCTACGGGCGAGCCAACCTTCCTTTTTCAAAGGAAGGAGTAACTTCTCCCTTTATAAAACCGACTAAGGAAGCAAAGGGTAGCAGGGCAGAGTTGGTGCGTTATCGTCTCTCAGATAGCACAACGGAGATTAAGAGGGATTTCATCCTTATCCCCAGTCTCTGTCCAACGAGCATTTTGGCGGAGGGGATTGAGGGGGATTTAAGAAAGTAAGCAAAGGAAAAACACCTTCACTTTTTCTCTTTTCACAAAGGGAGAGAATAAAAGTGAGGGGAAAAAAATAAAGAAAAAAGGAGGTGAAAAAAAATGAAAAAATGCAGAAAAGGATTTACATTGATTGAATTGCTGGTAGTAATTGCGATAATAGCGATTTTAGCAGCAATGTTACTGCCAGCATTAGCAAGAGCAAGAGAACAGGCAAGGAGAGGTGTTTGTATAAGCAACTTAAAACAAATAGGACTTGCTATTAAAATGTATGCACAGGACTATGATGAGAATTGCCCTGGTTATGATTATAATGGAGCATTTGATAATGATGACTGTGGTCCAGGACAATCACTTTCTCTTTTAGTTCCAAAATATGCAAAAGATACAGGGATATTTGTTTGTCCATCTTCTTCTGATACAAAAGCACCATGGTGGATTGATATGGATAGAGGAGTTATAGAAGGAAATTATGGAACTTTAACAGCAACAGCGGCTAACTTACCTCTTTTTGGTCAACATCTTTCCTATGCTTATGCACCTGGATTAAATGAACAAAGTAGAAATGAAAGTGTTCTCTGTGCTGATGAAATTGCATACTTTGGTACAAGTAATACAGTGGTAGGTGATGGTGGAG encodes:
- a CDS encoding 2-oxoacid:acceptor oxidoreductase family protein, with the translated sequence MEQMFEIRWHGRGGQGAKTAALLFGEAAVSTGKYIQAFPEYGPERMGAPVSSFNRISSSPIRIHSGIENPDVVVVLDVSLIEQVNILDGLDPEKGILIVNTSEKPEEIKKRLNFNGNVYTIDATKISIETIGRDIPNTPMMGALVKVTGILDIKELLEDTKKKLEVKFRHKPEVIEGNLKAIERAYNEVVGIGSVKK
- a CDS encoding 4Fe-4S binding protein, coding for MAEKNIGWKELKEGDVLEGATSLKFKTGNWRILKPCHIPEKCIHCLFCWISCPEGAIIVDKENGKFVGFNYDYCKGCGICSYECPKEAIEMKMEEK
- a CDS encoding prepilin-type N-terminal cleavage/methylation domain-containing protein, which gives rise to MKKCRKGFTLIELLVVIAIIAILAAMLLPALARAREQARRGVCISNLKQIGLAIKMYAQDYDENCPGYDYNGAFDNDDCGPGQSLSLLVPKYAKDTGIFVCPSSSDTKAPWWIDMDRGVIEGNYGTLTATAANLPLFGQHLSYAYAPGLNEQSRNESVLCADEIAYFGTSNTVVGDGGAWTDATNIRCQTADNHGIDGINVLYVDGHVAWVPTYKDGTVYKLPVPKIGGGQIVADVSGGTDYEQIRNPVNGADENTPPTTQPF